The following nucleotide sequence is from Thermostaphylospora chromogena.
ACCGATCAGAACCATGTGACCGACCCGTCGTCGATCCGCCGCATGAACGTCCACCAGAGCCACAGCTGAGCCAGGAGAACCACGGGGAGGACGAAGACGAGCAGCCCGTGGAGGAACGCCAGCGACCCCGCCCCCGCCAGGCTCGCCTCCGCCATGGGCCAGAGCCTCACCCCGACCAGCAGCACCAACCCGGCCAGCGGCGTCCCGGTGAGCGCCAGCGACGTCCTAGGCCGCGTGGTCACCAGACGTCCCGCCCCGACCAGCGCCGCCGCGCCCGCGGCCAGGACGGCCACGGACCACGTGACCGTCCCTTCCGCGTGCTGAGTGACCACTCCGAGCGCGAGCAGCGCCGCGTACCCGCCGGCCGCCACCGGGGCCCGCCTCCGTACCAGCCCGGCCGGTCCCGCCGCGAGGTCCACCGGCAGCCGGGCGGCCAGGAACGCCGCGCCGTGCAGCGCGAACAGCGACACGACCACCACCGCCGAGGCCAGGCCGTACCAGGTCACTCCGGTGCCGGACGTCACCCGTCCCGCCAGCAGATCGCCTAGCAGCAGGCCCACGGCCGCGGCCAGCCCGAAGCCGGCGGCGTTGAGCGTGCGATCCCACCACGCCCGCCAGCGCGCACCGTCGAGCCCGCTGCGCAGCCAGATCGCGCCGTCCCGGACCAGCCAGGCCACGATCAGCAAGACGAGGAACGGGAACCGGCTTTTGAAGATCGCGCTCTCCAGCGGCGGGAAGACGGCCGCCAGCGCCGCCACGGTGACCACCAACCACACCTCGCCCGCCATGAAGAACGGTCCGAACGCGGTGATCGTCGCGCGTCTGCCCCGCTCCGCTCCGCCGAGGCGTCCGTGCAAGAGGGCGGCTCCGGTGACGAAACCGTCGAGCAGCATGTACGCGGCGAGGAACACGCCCAGCGTCACGTACCAACCGATCGTCATCGTGCGGCTTCCTCACAGGGGTGTCAGCGCGGAATCGTCCGCGGTGGAGTCGAACCTCGCGCCGAAGGCGTCGTCCTGGGGCCCGCGCTTGGCGTATGCGGCGAGCAGCCGGTAGTCCAGCACCGCGAGCGTGACGAGTACGAGGGTGAACACCGGGAACGAGACGGTCACGGAGACCGGTGACAGGTCGGAGACGGCCTCGGCGGTGAGCAGCTGGCCGTACACGGTCCACGGCTGGCGCCCTATCTCCCTGACCAGCCAGCCGACCACGACGATGGCGAACGGCACCGGAATCAGCGCCACCAGCAGGTAGAGCGGCACCCGCAGCCGGATCACCCAGTTCCTGATCAACAGGATGGCCCCGGCCGTGGAGATGAGGACGAGCGCGAAACCCGCCCCCTGCATGACCGAGAAGAGCGTGGTCACCCAGTCGGGCGCCAGGAAGTGACCGGGGCCGATCTGCTCGCTGAGCTGATCACGGAGCGCGTCGGCCTGCGCGGACGCCCCTTCGATCAGCGCCAGCTTCAGCGGCTGCGTCTTGCCGATCACGAGGATCTGCATCATGCCGTAGTGCACCGTCGCGTACGCCGCCACCGGTAGCAGGAGCAGTGAAAGACGGAGCGACTTGCCGAACAGCTCGGTCTCGGTGGTGCGCTTGATGAAGTGGTAGGCGCTGATGCCGGCGACGAAGACCGAGCCCACGGTCAGGGCGGCGAAGAACACGTGTGCGGCGGCGTCCCACAGGCTGGGGTTGCTCAGCAGCGCGCCGACGTCGACCAGGTGGGCCCGGCCGTCGCGTATCTGGTGACCGACCGGGTTCTGCAGGAAGGCGTTGGCCGCCAGGATCCACAGCACGGAGGCGTAGGCGGTCAGCGCGACCAGCCAGATCACGACCAGGTGGGTCTTCTTCCCCAGCGTGCCCCACCCGAAGATCCACAGGCCGAGCAGCGTCACTTCGAGCGTGAAGGCGACCAGCGTCTCCACCGCCAGCGCGGGACCGAGCAGGTCGCCGAACCGGGTCGTGAGGCCGCTCCAGCCCATCCCGAGCTGGAACTCCATGACGATGCCGGTGATCAGGCCGAGCCCGTAGTTCACCACGTACAGGCGTCCCCAGAATTTCACGGCACGCTCGTACACGCTCTTTCCGGTGACCACCCAGGCGGTCTGCATGATCGCCAGATAAATGACCAGGCTCAGCGTGAGCGAAACGAACATGAAGTGAATGGACGCCGTAACGGAGAATTGCAGGCGGGCCAGGAGAAGCGTATCCACGAATTCCTTCGGTTCGATTCCGGCGGGTTTCTCACCAGCGGATTATGGTGGTCCGGCGCAGGCGGTGTCATCGGCCGCGGTGAGTATGTGATGTGCGCTGAAAAGCGCAGCGATACGCTTTCTGCTACGCCCGTCGTCGTATAACCGTGTACTCGTATTCGCGTATTCGCGCGGGTACGACGGTGTGCGCAACAGGCTCCCCCTCGGGGAGAGGCGAGAGTCCTCCGCTCAGCGGGGGCGCGGTAGAGGCACCGCACGCTCTCGGGAGCGGCGCGGGACTGTACGGCGCCGCCGCGGTGGCGGCACACCGCGACCGGGCATGGCGGGGCGCGGGTGTCCGAGGGCTGCGGCGCCGTCCGAGCCGGCCGTCGCGTTCCGCGTCGCGTCGGCGGGTCCTCAGCGGGCCGGTCGGGGTGCGGGACGGCCGCCGAAGGTGATCTGCACGCGGTCGGCCCGTGGACCTGACAGGGAATCTCGGCATTCCCTGTCACATCGCAGCGGCGACGTCTGAGGCGAAGCAACCCGAACGCGAGGGGGCGACCTGATGCGCTACCTGATGACGACCAAGTCGGTCGACACCACCCCGGCCCCCGACGAGAAGCTGTACGCGGAGATGGCCACGTTCATCGAGGAGATGACCGCCAAGGGCATCCTGCTGGCCACCTGGAGCCGGGCGGCGTCCGCGTGACCTCCTCCGGGGGTGAGATCACCGTGACGGACGGGCCGTTCACCGAGGCCAAGGAGGCCGTGGTCGGGTTCGCGCTGGTGGAGGTGCGGTCCAAGGAGGAGGCGATCGAGCTGGCCCGCCGGTTCCGCAAGATCGCCGGTGACGGGGTGAGCGAGATCCGGCAGGTCTTCGGCCCCTGACCGGGCGTCGGCACCGCCCTCGCCGCCGGTGGCGCCCGCGCCCGGACCGCACCGGGTCCGCGGGCTTGCCCCCGGCCGGGGGCGGTGCTCTCATCGTTGCCGTGGCCGACCTCCATCGCACCATCGACGCGGTCTGGAAACTGGAATCCGCGAAGATCATCGCCGGGCTCACCCGGTTGGTGCACGACGTCGGCCTGGCCGAGGAGCTGGCCCAGGACGCCCTGGTCGCCGCGGTGGAGCAATGGCCCCGCACGGGTGTCCCGGACAACCCCGGCGCCTGGCTGACGGCCATCGCCAAACGCCGCGCCGTCGATCACATCCGGCGCTCCCAGCGACGAGAACGCACGCACGAACGGCTCGCGCGCGAACTGCGCCGCCGCGGCGACGCCGAGCAGGCGCCCGGTGACATCGACGAGCGGCAGGCCGAACCCGACGACACGCTGCGACTGATGTTCCTCTCCTGCCACCCCGTGCTGCCGGCCCCGGCACGGGTCGCGCTCACGCTCAAACTGCTGGGCGGCCTCAGCGTCGCGGAGATCGCACGGGCGTTCCTGGTCGGCGAGCCGACCATCGCACGCCGCATCGCCGAGGCCAAACGGACCCTGGCCGAGCACCGGGTGCGTTTCGAACTGCCGGACGAGACGCAGACGGCCGAGCGCCTGTCGTCGGTGCTGGAAGTCATCTACCTCATCTTCAACGAGGGGTACGCGGCGGCGTCCGGGGATGACCTGACGCGCCCCGAGCTGTGCCTGGAGGCGCTGCGGCTGGGGCACATGCTGGCCGACCTGATGCCCCACGAGGCCGAGGTGCACGGCCTGGTCGCGCTGATGGAGATCCAGGCGTCCCGGTTGGCCGCCCGCGCACCGGCGCCCGCCGACCTGTGCCCGCACACCGGCCGGCGTCGCCTGTCCTACGAACGAGCCGAATACCTCTTCAAACAGGCCACCAGGCACCTGGACCCGGCCGGCAACGGCTACACCCTCCGCCAGCTCAAACCCCGGGACACCGTCGAGGGGAGTCCCGCGACGCACCACCCCTGAAACGCACGCTCGTCCGTCCGCCTCGGCGTGGCGTCACCGGTCTGCGCCGTGGGGAGGCGATCGAGGTTTCCGATGCGCTCGCGGCTGTGGCAGGTCGCCGCCGCTCTGCCGTCCTTCCGCGCCGCATGGGGTCTCGGGTGACCGTGGCCGGGAGGCGGCAGGCGGCTGGTGGAGGTCAGAACCAGCGGGGCAGCACCGGGAGCACCCCGGTGCTGCTCGTCAGCCCGCGCGCTCCGCGCCCGGTGAGCCAGCGGACCATGTCGGGCAGCGTCCCGGAGACGGTCGGGCCGCCGGTGCCGAGGACGATCGGTTCCCGGCCCGCCACGGCGACGGTGAGGTCCACCCGTTCCCCGCGCCGCCGCCACGCCCGCAGCACGTCGGCCAGCGTCTCACCGAGCAGGTCGGACGGGAAGTCCCGCATGTCCGCGCCGCTGTCCAGGTCCACCGCGTGCACCCAGACCTCGCGGGCACGCATCCAGGCGGTCTCCCGCACGGGGACCAGCCGCCCCTGCGCGGTGCGGACCTCGGCGTCCCAGCGGGTGTCCGGGAGGTCCCGCCACTCCGCGTCGAGGTGCGCCGCCGTGTGCGCGAACAGGCTCCGCAGCGCGTGCGCCGGAAGCGTGGCACCCCGCCGGATCTCGGCGTCCCGATGCTCGGGGGAGGGGTACATGGGGGTTTCGACGCCCGTGCGGGCCCACCGCATGAGCCTGCTCAGCGCTCGGGCGTTGTACCCGACGTGGGCGATGACATGCCGGCGTGACCATCCCGGCAGCAGACTCGGCCGATCCAGCTCCGCATCGGTCAGCTCGTTGAGCTTCCGCGCGAAGTAGGCGGTGCCGCGCCGCGCCCAGACCAGTTCCCCGGTGGGAGCGGCGGGCGTTGCGGCGTCCCGCGGTCCGCGCTCCGCCGAGCGGGTCGCCTCGTCGAGCGGGGTGTCCATCACCGCACCGCCGTGTGCGCCGATCCGTCCGCCACGGTGACGTTGGACAGTTCGCCGATGCCGTCGATGCTCGTGCTCAGCTTCTGGCCGGCACCGAGGTAGCGCTCGGGTCTGCGGGCGTGGCCCACGCCGCCCGGGGTGCCGGTGGCGATGACGTCACCCGGTTGCAGGGTGACGATGGTGGAGATGTAGCGCACCAGCTCGACGGGGCTGAAGACGAGATCGTCGATCGAGGCGCGCTGCACCTCCTCCCCGTCGACCCGGGTGACCAGCTGCGCACCGGCGGGAAGCTCGTCGGCCGTGGCGAGGACCGGGCCGAAGGGCGTGCTGCCCTCCCAGGTCTTGCCCTGGAGCCACTGCGGCGTGCGGTACTGGTAGTCCCGCATGGTGACGTCGTTGAGCACGGCGTACCCGGCGATGGCGGCCGCCGCCTCCTCGGCGGACGCGCGGCGCACCCGCCGTCCGATGATCACGGCGAGTTCGCCCTCCCAGTCGACCTTGTGCGACTCCGGGGGCAGCCGGATCGGGTCGCGCGCGCCGATGAGGGCCTCGGCGTACTTGGTGAACAGCGTCGGGTACTCCGGCAGTTCGCGGCCCATCTCCAGGATGTGGGTGCGGTAGTTCAGACCGACGCACACGATCTTTCCGGGGGCGGGCACCACGGGCGCGAGGTCGGCGGTGGTGAAGTCGTGCCGCGGACCGTCGGCCGTGGCGGCCGCCGACAGGGCGTCGGCGCGCAGGAGCGCCCCGACGTCGGGGAAGCCGGTCTCCACCGCGGTCGTGCCGTCCACGCGGACGGCGGCGGTGGTGTCGCCGAGACGGATGGTCGCGAGCCTCATCGTCATGCCCCCTCGACGTGCACGCGGTGGAAGTGCAGCCGCTCCATGATCGGGGCGTCCGAGAACCGGAACAGGTCGAACTGGTCTCGTGCCCGCAGCGACCACGGCACCCAGGAGGGGATCACGAACAGGTCGCCCTTGGCGAGGTCGTGCTCGACGCCGTCCAGGACCACCTGGCCCGTGCCTTCGAACACCTGGAAGACGCTGGAGCCGACTTCGCGGCGGGTGGGGGTTTCGACGCCGGCCCGCAGCCGGTGGAACTCCGCCCTGATGGTGGGCATCACGTCTCCGCCGGTGGTGGGGTTGATGTAGCGGACGGCGGCGTGCCCCGGTTCGGCGGTCGCCGGGATGCCCTCGTCTTCGAGCTGGAGCTGTTCGGTCAGCGCGGCGTCGGTGTGCTCCCATCGGTAGGCGGCGATGGGGGAGGACGGGGTGTCCTCCAGGCCGGACAGCGGGCGCAGCCCGGGGTGGCTCCACAGCCGTTCGCTGCGGGAGTAGCGCGGGGTGGAGTAGTCGGTGACCCGGTCGGTGCCGAACTCGAAGAAGCCGGTGTCGGTGTAGTAGACGAACGGGATGTCCAGGCCGTCGATCCACGCCATCGGCTGGTCGGTCTCGTTGTGGTGCCCGTGGAAACGCCATCCCGGTGTCAGCAGCAGGTCGCCTCTGGACATGCGGACCGGGTCGCCGTCCACGACGGTCCAGACGCCGGTGCCTTCGACGACGAAGCGGAAGGCGTTCTGCGTGTGCCTGTGCTCGGGCGCGGTCTCCTTCGGGCCCAGGTATTGGATCGCGGCCCACAGGGTGGGGCTGACGTACGGACGGCCGGGGATCCCGGGGTTGGCCAGCGCGATCGCGCGCCGTTCTCCGCCGCGCCCCACCGGCACCAGTTCTCCCGCCGCCTGCGCCAGCGGGTACAGCGTGGACCAGCGCCAGACGTGCGGGACGGCTTTGGGCCGGGGGTGGAGGGGCATGAGGTCGTCGATCTGGGTCCACAGCGGGGTGAGGTGCGCGGCTTCGAACTGCTGGTAGAGCCGCTTGAGCTCAGGGCTGTCGTCTCCCCGGGTCATCTCGTTGGTGGCCGGTTCACGATCGACGAGTGGGTCGTGGATGGTCATCGTCGGGCCTCCCTTGCTTGAGACGCTCGGCTGCGCCCGTACCGCGGCGGGGAGCCGTGCGAAGCCGTGTACTCGACGTGCGTGGCGCTCCGTCCTCGTCCAGCACCATAACCAGGGCATTCCATATGACGCAAAGCTGTCTTATCATCTTTCTGTGCAGCAGAATGAAGTCCCTTATCGGGTCGAGGCGGTAGACCGCGCGCTGACCCTGCTGACCCTGCTGGCGGAGCGGGGCGAGCTGAGCGTGACGGAGGCGGGACGGGAGCTGGGCGTCGCCCCGTCCACGGCCCACCGCCTGCTCTCCACCCTCTGCCACCGGGGTTTCGCCACGCAGGGTGACAGGCGGCTGTACCTGCCCGGCCCCGCCCTCCTCCGGCTGCGGCTGGGGAACGTGCCGACCCTGCCCGACCGGATGCGTCCCCATCTCCAGGAGCTCTTCAGCTCGGTGAACGAGACGGTCCACCTGATGGTGCGGGCCGGGACCGACGTGCTCTTCGTGGACGGGCTCGAAGGCACCCAGGCGCTGCGCGTGGGACTGCGCGTCGGGGCGCGGATGCCCGCACACTGCACATCGGGCGGTAAGGCGATGCTCGCCGACCTCGAACCGGAGCAGGTCGACGCGTTGTACGCCGACGGACTGCCTCCCGCGCCGGGCGGGAAGATCCGCGATCTGGCCGCCCTGCATCGGGAGCTGGAAGGCGTCCGCCGCAACCACTTCGGATGCAATCACGATGAGAGCGAACCCGGGGTGACGGCGATCGGCGCCTCACTCGGTTTCATCGACGGCAATCACGCCGCTCTCGCGGTCGCGCTGCCCACGGCGCGCATCGGAACCGTCGGCCTGGAGGCGGTGACCGCGGAGCTGCTCCGCGTCTGTCGCCAGGCCCGGCAGGAAGCAGGTACGGTCATTCCCTGAACGAGAGGGGAGCGGAAGAGCGTTTCGGCCGTTCACGGCCCCGAACCGGGAGACGGTCACCACCCGCAACAGCCATTCCGCGTGGGAGGTCCCCATGCCCATATCACGCTCGACAGCATCCGCGGAGCCGCTCCAGCAGTACGGCCGGCTCCGCACCAGCGACGTGTCCCTCGCCCAGCATGTCGTCGCCGAAGTCTACGAGCCGCATACGCTCCGCCCGCTGAACGGCTCGAGACTGGACGCCCGGCTCAACGCGGTGCAGAACGGCGGGCTGACCCTCGGCTACCTCGCCTACGGCACGGAGGTGCGGATCGATCTGCCGCCCAGCGACCGCTGGTACCACGTCAACGTCACGCTCAACGGGACCAGCCGGGTCGCGCGGGAGCGCGGGGAGAAGGGCACGACCACGGGGATGAGCAGCGCGGCGATCCTGCTGCCGCACCGGGCGCAGACCATCGACTGGGCCGCCGACACCGAGCAGTTCGCGTTGAGGATCCCCCGCGCCGACATCGAAGAGCACCTCGCCGGCCTGGCGGGCAGGCCGATCTCCGCCCCCATCGAATTCGACCTGGTGATGAACCTGGAGACCCCCGCCGGCAGGGGATTGCTGCGCTGCATCGAGTTCGTGCGGGCCGAGTGGGACGAGGGCGGCATCCTCGCGCAGAACGCGGTGTCGCGCCGGCAACTGGAGTCCATGATCTTGACCAATCTGCTGATGGCCGCCTCCGGGCCGCATCAGCGGCTGCTGCGGCAGGCGCCGGACACCACCACGCCGGATGCGCTGCGGCGCGCGCTCGACTACATCCACGAGCACGTCCGGACCCTGCCGACGTTGACGGACCTGACCGAGGCGGCGGGCGTGAGCGCGCGGACCTTGCAGCTGCAGTTCCTGAAGAACCTGAACCGCACCCCGTCGCAGTACCTGCGGGAGGTGCGGCTGCGGGCGGCGCGGGAGGACCTGCTGCACCCCCGCTCGGCCACGCTGACCGTGACCGACGTGGCCGTGGCCCTGGGCTTCTACAACCTCGGCCGGTTCTCCTCCATGTACCGGTCGGTCTACGGCGAGTCTCCGTCGGAGACGCTGCGCAGAGCCAAGGGCCAGTGACCACGGGGGTACGCGCGACGTCGCGCGTACCCCCGCACCCGTTCTCAGACCAGCTGCACGATGTGCTTGTACTCCTGGAACTCCTCCAGCGCTCGGTAACCGTTCAGCCGGCCCAGGCCGCTCTGCTTGTATCCGCCCTCCTCGAACTGGTCGAGCACCACGGCCCACCCGTTCGTCCAGACGGTCCCCGCGTCCAGCGCGTCGGCCATACGCAGCCCCCGCGCCCCGTCGGCCGTCCACACCGAGGCCGCCAGGCCGTACTCGGTGGCGTTGGCCTTCGCCACCGCCTCCTCCTCGGTGCCGAACGTCTCGAACGTGGCGACCGGACCGAACAGCTCCTTCTGCACCAGCGGTGAGCCGGTGTCGGACACGCCGTACAGCGCGGGACGGTAGAAGGCGCCGCGGGCGAGACTCGGATCGTCGGGACGTCCCCCGGCCACGATGACCTCGGCGTCGCCGCGCGAGTCCTCGATGAGCCGCTCCAGCCGATCCCTGCTGGCGAGGTCGATGAGCGGGCCCATCTGCGATCCCTCCGCGTCGCCCGGTCCCAGCCGCACCCGGTTGAGCGCCTCGACGAGCCTGGCCTTGACCTCGTCCGCCACCGATTCCTGCACCAGGATCCGGCTTCCGGTCATGCAGAACTGGCCGGAGAACGTGGTGATCCCCGCGACGAGCGTCGGCACGGCCGCGTCGAGATCCGCGTCGTCGAAGACGATCATCGGGGTCTTGCCGCCCAGTTCCAGGGAGAGCCGCTTGAGCGTCGCACCGGCGTCGGCCATGATCTGCCGGCCGACCGCCGTGCTGCCGGTGTAGCTGAGCGCGGCCACGTCGGAGGAGCTGACCAGCAGCTTGGCGCCGACGCTGCCCGACTCGTTGAACACGTTGAGCACGCCGGGCGGCAGGGAGGGGCATTCGGCCAGCAGCTCGGTGAGCCGGGTGTTGACCAGGGCGGTCTGCGCGGCCATCTTCATGACGACCGTGCAGCCCGCGGCCAGGGCCGGGGCGAACGAGCGGACGGCGAGGACCACCGGCGAGTTCCACGGCACGATCACACCCGCGACGCCGACCGGCTCGGTCAGCAGCGTGGAGTAGACCCCGGGACGGACGCGGTCTCCCCGGCCGGAGGAGGTGAGCGCCTGCGCCGCGTAGTAGCGCAGTTTGGACGGTGTCAGGCTGAGTTCGAAGTGGGCCTCCGGCAGGATCTTGCCGTTCTCCCGGGCGAGCATCAGGGCGAGCTCGTCCGAGGCGGCCTCGATCCGATCCGCCATCTCGTTGAGGACCCGGGCGCGCAACTGACGGTTCGTGCGCCACTCGTGATCCGCGAACGTCTCCTTCGCGACGCGGATCGCGTCCCGTACTTGAGTCTCGTCCACCTCGTAGTAGGTGCCGAGCGGCTCGCCGTCGGCCGGTGAGTACGACACGCCGGTCGTGCTGGAGGTGACCCATTCCCCGCCGATGTAGTGCCGGGCGGGGGCCGTCGTCTCGCGCGGCGGCACGCGTTCTGTGACGTGGCTCGTCACGGTCTGTCTCCTTGGTGTCTCATGGCACGGGCTTCCCGCGCCACGGCGGGAACGGTGCGATTCGGCCCCGGCCGGTCAGCCCGAGGTCTTCTTGCGGTAACGGACCGTCAGCGGGTCCGGCCCGAAGGACCGGCCGGACAGGCGTTCGGCGAGCACCACCACCTGATCGGCCAGCTCGTGCAGCTCGTGGCGGACCTCGTCGTCGACCGTGTCGGCGGCGAACACCCGGTCCACGAAGAAGGCGCTGTTGGGCGCGGTGAGGGCGCCGAACCAGCTGAGGACGTCACGGAGGTGACGCTCGGCCGAGAGGAAGTGGTGCGGCGCCGCCGCCACGGTGAGGATGGCCACCGGCTTCGACCGCAGCGCCTCGACCGGCAGCATGTCGATCAGCAGTTTCAGCGTCCCGGTGATCGACCCGCGGAAGACGGGGGAGGAGATCACCACGGCGTCCGCGCCGCTGACCTTCTCCACGACGTCGTCTCGCCAGGTGGCGACGACCGGGGTGATCGTCGAGGCCGGTGCGATCCGCTCCACCTCCCAGCCGGGGTGGCGCTCACGCACGCCGGTTTCGAGCAGCTCGAGCGCGCGAGCCAGTTTGCCGGGAGGCGTCGGGCTTCCGTAGATCGTCACGAGTTTCACGCCGACATGGCCTCCTTCACGTCATAACCGACGAATCTTCCCTGGAAGAACAGCAGCGGCTGCTGTGCCGGGCCGGTGCCCAGTTCGTCGACCGCCGCCACCGCGATCGTGTGATCGCCGGCGTCGATCTCTTCGGTCAGCCGGCACTCCAGCCAGGCGAGCGTGCCGCTGAGGAGGGGCATTCCGGCCGGCGACGGTCGCCACTCGACTCCGGCGAACCGGTCGATGCCGGTTCGCCCGAAACGTCGGCCGATCGCCTGCTGGTGCTCTCCCAGCACGTTGATCGCAAGGCGGCCCGAGCGTCTGATCTTCGGCCAGGTGGTGGACGTCTTCTGCAGGCACAGCAGCACCAGCGGCGGCTCCAGGGAGAGTGCGCAGAACGACTGGCAGGTGAATCCGACGGGTTTCCCCTCATAGAGGGAGGTGACCACGGTTACCCCGGTGCAGAATCGACCGAGAACCGCCTTGTAGTGGTCGACATTGGTGCTGGTCAGCCTGTTCATGCCGTGCCCCTCCGCGGTCCGCTCGTCGTCTCAGTTCCGCAGCCCCGCCTCCTTCATCAGGGGCAGCACCCGCTCGCCGAAGTACTGCAGCTCCTCGACGTAGTCCAAGAAGCCGACCATCATGCCGTCGACCCCGGCCTTCGAAAGCTCGATCATCTGCTCGACGATCTGCTCCGGCGTGCCGATCAGGGGATAACCGCCGTAGCCGAGGATGAAGCGCTCCTGGAGCTCCTTGACCTTGTCGAAGGAGCCGCTCTCGGTGCCCAGGCCGGCCGACACCATCCGGGCGACCTCCCAGTCGCCCTTGTCGAGGATGTGGGACAGGAGGGCCTTGGTCTCCTTCTCGGTGTCCCGGCAGATGATGTTGCCGTAGCTGAGGATGCCCAGATCCCTACCGTGACCGTGGGCGATGGAACGGACCCGGGACGCGGTCTCCTTGGCCTCTTCCGGGGTGGCGAAGGCGATGAAGTTGAAGTCGCACTCGCGCGCGCAGAAGTCCAGCCCCGCCGGGGAGTTACCGGCGTTCACCAGCACCGGATACGGCTTCTGGATCGGCTTGGGGTCGGAGAAGGCGTCCTTGATTTCGAAGAATTCCCCCTTGAAGTTGACGCCTTCGCCCTCGACCCACATGCGCTTGACGATGTGGACCCATTCGGACCCGTACCGATAGCGCTCGTCGTGTTCCCGCTGCGTGCCGCCGAACATCTCCATCTCGGCCTTGTACCAGCCCATGGTCATGTTCAGACCGAAGCGGCCGTTGGAGATGTGGTCGACGGTGACCGATTCCTTCGCCGCGACGATGGGGTGCTTGGTCGGAACGTGAATGGTGGCGAACACCATGATGTTCTCGGTCGCCTGCGCCAGTCCCGCCGCCCAGGTGTGGGTTTCGAAATTCGAGCCGTTGAAGTTGGTCGCACCGCCCATGCCGCGATACCTGGCCACCGGCAGCATGGCCTCGAAGCCGAGCCGGTCGGCGATCTGAGCGATCTTCTGGGTGTGCTCCCAGCTGAGCTCATAGGACGTTTCCGCATGGGTCGCCATCAGGCCGTGACTGCAGTTCGCGCCGAAGATGCCCAGCTTCATCTTGTTGTCGTTGAACATGGCGACACCGCTGGCGCGGCGGGCCTCAAGCAGTTCTTCGTAAGAGGGCGTGGGCGTAGACAGAGTCGTGCTCACCGCAATCTCCTCGTTGAATGGCGATGCCGTCTGAAACGGCTTCTTGTTTGTTGTGGCGGCAATGTAGGCGCATTTAGATGACGGCGACTATTCAGAAAGCGAATCGGCGTAGGACGGTAGGCGAAATCCCGTTCCGATCTTTCTGTGGCGGGGTGAACGAGGGGTGTCAGATCGAATCCGCCGCGATCAC
It contains:
- a CDS encoding NADPH-dependent FMN reductase, with the protein product MKLVTIYGSPTPPGKLARALELLETGVRERHPGWEVERIAPASTITPVVATWRDDVVEKVSGADAVVISSPVFRGSITGTLKLLIDMLPVEALRSKPVAILTVAAAPHHFLSAERHLRDVLSWFGALTAPNSAFFVDRVFAADTVDDEVRHELHELADQVVVLAERLSGRSFGPDPLTVRYRKKTSG
- a CDS encoding LLM class flavin-dependent oxidoreductase — encoded protein: MSTTLSTPTPSYEELLEARRASGVAMFNDNKMKLGIFGANCSHGLMATHAETSYELSWEHTQKIAQIADRLGFEAMLPVARYRGMGGATNFNGSNFETHTWAAGLAQATENIMVFATIHVPTKHPIVAAKESVTVDHISNGRFGLNMTMGWYKAEMEMFGGTQREHDERYRYGSEWVHIVKRMWVEGEGVNFKGEFFEIKDAFSDPKPIQKPYPVLVNAGNSPAGLDFCARECDFNFIAFATPEEAKETASRVRSIAHGHGRDLGILSYGNIICRDTEKETKALLSHILDKGDWEVARMVSAGLGTESGSFDKVKELQERFILGYGGYPLIGTPEQIVEQMIELSKAGVDGMMVGFLDYVEELQYFGERVLPLMKEAGLRN
- a CDS encoding AraC family transcriptional regulator; the encoded protein is MPISRSTASAEPLQQYGRLRTSDVSLAQHVVAEVYEPHTLRPLNGSRLDARLNAVQNGGLTLGYLAYGTEVRIDLPPSDRWYHVNVTLNGTSRVARERGEKGTTTGMSSAAILLPHRAQTIDWAADTEQFALRIPRADIEEHLAGLAGRPISAPIEFDLVMNLETPAGRGLLRCIEFVRAEWDEGGILAQNAVSRRQLESMILTNLLMAASGPHQRLLRQAPDTTTPDALRRALDYIHEHVRTLPTLTDLTEAAGVSARTLQLQFLKNLNRTPSQYLREVRLRAAREDLLHPRSATLTVTDVAVALGFYNLGRFSSMYRSVYGESPSETLRRAKGQ
- a CDS encoding flavin reductase family protein; this translates as MNRLTSTNVDHYKAVLGRFCTGVTVVTSLYEGKPVGFTCQSFCALSLEPPLVLLCLQKTSTTWPKIRRSGRLAINVLGEHQQAIGRRFGRTGIDRFAGVEWRPSPAGMPLLSGTLAWLECRLTEEIDAGDHTIAVAAVDELGTGPAQQPLLFFQGRFVGYDVKEAMSA
- a CDS encoding aldehyde dehydrogenase family protein, with translation MTSHVTERVPPRETTAPARHYIGGEWVTSSTTGVSYSPADGEPLGTYYEVDETQVRDAIRVAKETFADHEWRTNRQLRARVLNEMADRIEAASDELALMLARENGKILPEAHFELSLTPSKLRYYAAQALTSSGRGDRVRPGVYSTLLTEPVGVAGVIVPWNSPVVLAVRSFAPALAAGCTVVMKMAAQTALVNTRLTELLAECPSLPPGVLNVFNESGSVGAKLLVSSSDVAALSYTGSTAVGRQIMADAGATLKRLSLELGGKTPMIVFDDADLDAAVPTLVAGITTFSGQFCMTGSRILVQESVADEVKARLVEALNRVRLGPGDAEGSQMGPLIDLASRDRLERLIEDSRGDAEVIVAGGRPDDPSLARGAFYRPALYGVSDTGSPLVQKELFGPVATFETFGTEEEAVAKANATEYGLAASVWTADGARGLRMADALDAGTVWTNGWAVVLDQFEEGGYKQSGLGRLNGYRALEEFQEYKHIVQLV